From Cyprinus carpio isolate SPL01 chromosome A7, ASM1834038v1, whole genome shotgun sequence, a single genomic window includes:
- the LOC122145783 gene encoding uncharacterized protein LOC122145783: MAHYLNGPSLFSSPLSVQKKGLEIKDDFLIQFEDPEFGNELCNLTNITELPPERAVLKILQKVPEDSEPETSICSLDTASVSSPSDSSNQSFPFVSVRQHGNSQWPSPFPIPKFSYDVELRLEKGNGNFKEDGTLLTVPRELKMDILDSIAQAIFSFKAYPNNQELESVSAALIEKYPCLKDPGSGTGYHSWTMSIKYKIGNYRQKLRTAGCSEVTVNQKRVNNDSRCLKKAKRCEINFLPDNPVGQTDYSLQKEKDALQEEMKKKHFSMAVVDSKMDLTFSLRRKEIVDEEPLVADVLKQWPALFLEDQVCAEFYRITQTNLKSTFLSSLDEYASKMIMLYRSCGGAYGDEMKTLLDQLDQASDVLAQRKATALKGLPLFMREKSRNFLESCLDTDPENTRTKGMKMGILTVIEDDVATIHSNPNVRCLSVVLEEQVVLDNVQDLPTAVALLFGLIYALNISYPKELKYTFETIQKVFIGLDPQCSARVQSFKSKLLKFK, from the exons ATGGCCCATTATCTCAATGGTCCAAGTCTCTTTTCGTCACCTTTGTCTGTGCAGAAG AAAGGGCTTGAAATCAAGGATGATTTTCTGATTCAGTTTGAGGATCCTGAGTTCGGAAATGAACTCTGTAACTTGACCAATATAACAGAGCTTCCACCAGAAAGAGCAGTGCTGAAGATACTCCAGAAAGTACCTGAAGACTCAGAACCAGAGACCTCGATTTGCTCTTTAGACACTGCCAGTGTGTCCTCTCCATCTGATAGCTCAAACCAGAGTTTCCCCTTTGTTTCTGTGAGACAGCATGGAAATTCTCAGTGGCCATCTCCTTTCCCGATTCCCAAGTTCTCTTATGATGTTGAGTTGCGGCTTGAGAAAGGGAATGGGAATTTTAAAGAAGATGGAACACTGCTCACTGTACCAAGAGAATTGAAAATGGACATCCTGGACAGCATAGCTCAGGCAATTTTTTCATTCAAAGCTTACCCAAACAATCAAGAGTTGGAGTCTGTGTCTGCTGCACTGATTGAAAAGTATCCATGTCTAAAGGACCCAGGCTCAGGAACAGGTTATCACAGCTGGACTATGAGCATCAAATATAAGATTGGAAACTACCGTCAGAAACTCCGAACAGCAGGTTGCTCTGAAGTCACTGTGAACCAAAAAAGAGTGAACAATGACTCTAGATGTTTAAAGAAAGCAAAGAGATGTGAGATAAACTTCCTCCCGGACAACCCAGTAGGGCAGACAGATTATTCCTTACAAAAGGAAAAAGATGCACTACAGGAGGAAATGAAGAAGAAACATTTCAGCATGGCAGTTGTTGACTCCAAAATGGATCTGACGTTCTCTCTGAGAAGGAAGGAGATAGTTGATGAAGAACCTCTTGTGGCTGATGTCCTAAAACAATGGCCAGCATTGTTTTTGGAAGATCAG GTCTGTGCTGAGTTTTACAGAATTACACAAACCAACCTGAAGAGTACCTTTTTGTCTTCTTTGGATGAATACGCATCAAAGATGATTATGTTGTACCGATCATGTGGTGGAGCCTATGGAGATGAAATGAAGACCCTCCTAGACCAACTTGATCaa GCTTCTGATGTGCTTGCTCAAAGAAAAGCTACAGCTCTCAAAGGTCTACCTTTGTTTATGAGGGAAAAGTCTAGAAACTTCCTGGAGTCATGCCTG GACACAGACCCAGAAAACACTCGCACAAAAGGGATGAAGATGGGTATCTTAACTGTCATTGAAGATGACGTTGCCACCATCCATTCAAACCCAAATGTAAGGTGCCTGTCTGTAGTTCTAGAGGAGCAAGTTGTGTTGGATAATGTTCAAGACCTCCCTACAGCTGTTGCTCTCCTATTTGGCTTGATTTACGCTCTCAACATTAGCTATCCTAaagaactaaaatacacttttgaaACCATTCAGAAAGTGTTTATCGGCCTTGACCCCCAGTGCTCTGCAAGAGTCCAGTCCTTCAAAAGCAAATTGTTAAAGTTTAAGTAG